From the genome of Asterias rubens chromosome 13, eAstRub1.3, whole genome shotgun sequence:
GTTTCAATTTACAGTTTGGCCGGTAAGTTTGGATACTTCTCATGAAGATGTACATCACGCTATTTGTTATCCTCGTCCCCGCGGTGCTCGGATACCATGGTCGAGTCCCAATAAAAAAGTACGCCAACCTCTGCACGGATATGGTCCCCTTCGGCCATAACAACGGTACTAGTCTGGCCAACGACACCGATTCACCACCGTTTACTATCTCTACGAATGCAGACAGTTATACGGCCGGCGGATCCTTGACTGGTATGTGACAAAATGACCCACCATGGTGCAACTTGGTATCACAACTATCTCATCTTAATTTAAAATGACTGAATCAAGCTGAACATAATAACTTACAACGGGTTGGTGTTtagaaaatctactctgcggaaGTAATTTAGACTTATACTATTATTATGCCATCAAACAAACACAAGTCCCATAACAATAgtctctccagaagacgatcagagcatactgatcgaaacgtcgagttgaaaccaacagttctttccagaaccaacccaactcatttagagatagtcattacatggtgttaccgcacacatttccatatcgtatttccaccatgcacatTTTCAAATCCTTCTTTAATAATTCCGAGGCTGTAATTTCTGCACATAtttctcaaataaaaataacacaatgtggaagaagaaaaatagtTTAATCTGAAAAGGTCGTTACCTCagttacaatgtttttttttcttcgttgttttttctttctttactcCAGTAAATATCACCGTCAAAGGTGACATCCTAATCGGTGGATTCTTCATCCAGGCACGTCGTGCTGACCTTGCCCGTGACACCAATGTAGCGGTCGGGACGTTCGCTTACCCACCCCCGGACACGGCCCTCCTAGAGTGCCACTCAGTCAACAATGTGAGCAGGGGTAGCCAGTAGTTTAGGCCGGTTTACACACAGgaaataagccacttcggagttCCAGCTGCACAtacatgtctgttactgctgacaacgtaCTCTGtctatctcccgtgaccttttgacaatatcagcgggtattgtcaaaaggttacgggagatagacaaagtccgttgtcagcagtaacagacatgcgccactgacattccgaagtggcttattaaAATATAgtgtccgccggagattctgttCCTATGGGCTGGGGGAGGataattcaaaagagggcgctattcgaAAACGTTTGTACACATGTTGCCATTATGGGAGATTAAATCTCCGGGTGGGGGAATCTCCTGCCAAATCGTACCCgaatttatttttagtaatatttaccaatagtgtccacccaGAGCCTTTAACCACAATTGTCATCATTCTGTGTATGTGGTCATTTTGTTTACAGTCTGCATGGGGACACACCAATGACACAGGTTGGAAGACTCTCCTCGGGGTTTGGAATGCTCCAGTCCAGGACGAAGGACCGCTTCAATTCAGGTAATAAGACTCTGATTCAAGATCAATCTGCAGATATTGAAGAGTCTGTAAAACATGTTTCGATGTAGAACAAGAAAGATACTCGCACCGTACACGAGTACCTGTAAATCATCTGCCATAGCGTGGGACATGAAGCTGGCAGATGTGCATACAAATTTGGCTAACAATTCTACTGAATTTCGTTTTGAATTATGTATTTGTTAACATTACGTACTAGAGCCATCGAAGGAGTAATTTGTCAACTTGTTCGTACTATAAAAGtcacaagtttgatttttagCCAATAGTTTTTATAGTTTGTAACACCTCAAACATCGATTCtgtgttgtgattggttaatAGCACGTCACTTGATATGTCTTAAAAGGCGCACCAACGGCGACATTTTACCATTAGCAACCGGGGTACAATCCCATTAGCAATTACCAGGTTTTAACTGTGATACCGTTAACAACCAGGGTAATATAATCGTTCTGCGCGGAACCGAGACGTCTTTCATAGCTTATACCGTAAACCAGCGCAGAATGACACActtcgaacccaatcagttgtacatctaggccgtgtccgaattggcgacttcggctacagccacggctagggcgcgcgcgtctgctattcttcaacacagacagacgcgctgatctagccgtagctgtagccaaagtcggcAATTCTGACACGGCCCTAGTCTGTGTATCAAATAGCGAAGACGAGCGTGTGCGCGGATGAAAATAGTCTGCAAACCGATTTAAAGTACATGACTGTGTGTTATTCTATTAGTTTTGTGATTTGTTCCAGCTGTAAAAACAACCTGTATGCAATGTCAATAATGTATGGggatttataaaacaaatatttgggcTACTTGTTttttactcgtgctatggttcAAACCAAGGCACCGGAGGTGATCCCTTGAGATTTCTCTTTTTCCGAGGCGCCCAAAGTAGTCAACATTTGTTCCTTAGCCAACCAGCGGACATGACTATATACTGTTGGTTTAAATACGTAGAGTGGTTGGCTACCAAGACTGGTCCAGGTGGTTTCCAGTTCGCCGATGCTTATTGTTTATCATATTATATTTTGTCTgctaatgtaaaaaaaaaatcgtcaaCGCTCTGACATAAAGCCAAACGAGACGATAATAGACAGtaaaaaaagttcacatttagatgtaagaggaaaaccgcagaaaattatttcagtgaaaacccacgcagtcccGTCAGGGCTGTAAAACACAATCCCTCATCGTGctcccggtgggattcgaaccgggtcccaGAGGTTGAAGGCGAGGCAAAACACCACTACACAAACCTGAGCTATATTATTTCCttctaataaaacaaaacaaaaacaaaacgaaagtcAACAGACACAAACAACTCTGTCTTTTGAAAACCTGCGACATGAGAACAGTTTtcagaagagatttgaattttttggtacaaagacaagatctaagatcaTGCTTTGTGActgttttcttctcaaaaagGGCTACCATTGTGCTAGCAGGGAAACCCAGCAGGAGCTACTTCTATCTCGGTGTCACCTCCTCTCAACTTAGTTTTATGGCCGGGCCTGCCATGACTGTGGAGACCCCAGAAGAACCAGGTAAGCATCTAGCCATTGTTGGGTTACTAaatgcactgtacactattataacaccccttgcaagtattctgcctgctcattggtttagagcgcgtcacatgacatgtcttagttttgctagacgacggccgtgtgatagtgcgtcggtttgccgtgcgctagtccgaagactagcacatggcgtgcagtacccagacgaccgttgcgtgtacgaggatgataaattaatagtctgtaaccatttcggattgcacgacactacatgcagtacagtaaaagtgtttgcaatctgttttcgcgtcgtccgtgggtTGTAGCAttcgggtctgtaacttaataacaatagtatagtatttagaaatgtttggggtgttatgaaacaaatattgactgcttttactcgtgcaatggttaaaaactatgactccctcggtggtccccgtagcgttctattttccctcggcttcgcctcggaaaaaatagaacgctccggggattacctcgggagtcatagttttaaccatagcactcgaagcagtcaatatttgtatattagtaattgtcaaagactagtgttcacacttggtgtatcccatcataagcataaaataacaagcatgtgaaaattgggctcaattggtcatcgaagttgggggagaaatttatgaaagaaaaaaacacccttgttggacgaatttgtgtgctctaagataagaataaaagacttctagctagaaatatttcattattatttttagtgagaaattacctctttttcaaaaactacgttactttagagggagtcgtttcccacaatgttttatcaacagctctccaatttTCGTTACCAagacagtttttaagttaatatttgttttgagtaattaccaaacgtgtaccttccctttaaggcagTTGACACatattggacactattgctatgaatactcaaaataaatgtggtCACAAAAGCCTACTTGGCAACGGGCAATTGAGAGCCGTTGAAAGTATACAACACCgcgagaaacggcaccctctgaaaataccgtagttttaaaaaaaataaaaataaaataaggacaaggtatttttttttaccacgaAGTTGgtgtcattaaaaaaatgctAAGCATATCAACTAACTTCATAAATTTGCATCGCTGTGATCAATTTTGTGTGACTGAAATGTTAATAACATGACaatatatagaagagtttgcggtaacaccatgtaataacaatctctaaatgagttggggtggttctgaaaagaaccgtgggattaactcgacgtttcgatcagtatgctctgatcgtcttctggagaatgctggactctgatgctgcatgcatgcttaagtactgggcggcggatcagcggtgatgcacgaaggcgggaaatgACAATAAATCATAATCCAAAGGTTTGTATAATTATACTTGTCATTAAGTTATTTTTTTggtaaatattgttgtttagtTGCCGGTGATGGAACTACATCAGCAAGTACCACGTCAACCGGTAAGTTTATGTCCAACTcatttgtcttgttttttttgttctccCTACAGAAATGATAATAACATGTCCTCATTTGTGTTTATACACACGAGTGAAAATAACATAGGAAATGTTATAAAATGctcaatttatttaattatagaCCATCAAGGCAATCAATAGAACAGATCAGTATACCTCCTTTTgacatgtttattttgtttgaaaaggaACAATAGATTAAATGATGCATGAACCCACAATTCGGATCCGTAGAGCTATGATGTTTATTCtgctaattaaaggcagtggacactattggtaattgtcaaagaccagtcttctcacttgttgtatctcaacataagcacaaaataacaaacctgtgaaaatttgagctcaatcggtcatcgaacttctgagataataatgaaagaaaaaatacccttgtcacacgaagttgtctgcgtttatatagttgatttcgagacctcaagttctaaacttgaggtcgcgaaattcgtggaaacttacttctctctcgaaaactatggcacttcagagagagccatttctcacaatgttttataccatcaacctctccccattactggtcaccaagaaaggtgttatgctaataattattttgagtgattaccaatagtgtctactgcctttaatggcaaATTGAGTTTTAATAGTGGTACAAATAATTTAGTTTATAACAAGCCAAAATCCCCAGAAAAGGCCGCTCAAGGAGAATGGCACTgaacaataattaaacaattaaaGCAATGGGACTCAAATATTACATTTAGAAAACGAGAGATATTCAAGGGAGCAAAGTTATATTTTACTTTACAGATGAATCATgtaaatagaaaaaaaataaaaaaaaatatatatatataccttctgaagaaggtccggattggatcgaaagctataaatggatatgtatttgtttgtacttgttttatgcctctgaagaaggtccggattggatcgaaagctaaggccatctaccctattcattatgtatatacaaatatatatatataaccttttggtttattatttgatattttatatatTGGTTCATATAtatattggttcatagccaccaatattgttttctgaaatagaaactttgattggctgttattttcccgcttctgtatggatcctttccttaacccctttccccctctctttttctataaatggataatatgtatttgtttgtacttgttttatgcctctgaagaaggtccgaattggatcgaaagctaaggccatctaccctctTCAttatggttcaaatcccgctctagtcaatttttcaaaatcatttaaaaatgtacccagtcagtttcccttgtggtttattatttaatgtATGATACATTTATGTGTGTATATATATAGCAGCTTCTAAAggttgacattgttttacaatCCGTTCTCTTTCCATCAGCATGTACTCCTGGCGCATCGTTTGCTCTTGGTGTTATCAGCTTAATCAGTGGATTAACCTTTGCTAAACGTCTTTGAGATCCAACGTGAACGTGTGGATGGTATAGTAAGATTAGAATGTTGATAATAAGAAAGTGATTACACAACAGCGGGTTCCGTAATTGACTAATTAAAGGTCATGGACACTATCAGTAAGTGATCAAACGACTTGTAAGCAtgacaacttaaaggcagtggacactattggtaattactcaaaataattattagcaagaattcttacttggtaacgagtaactggggagaggttggtagtgaaaaacattgtgagaaacggctccctctgaagtggagtagttttcgacgaatttgatttcgagacctcaagtttagaacttgaggtctcgaaatcaaccatctaaacgcacacaacttcgtgtgacgaccaattgagctcaaattgtcacaggtttgttatttcatgcatatgttgagatacaccaagtgagaagactggactttgacaattaccaatagtgtccactgtctttaaagctgttgttatagtataaaacttaCAGAGAAACAGATCCCTATGAAGtaaccaagtttttttttaaacaaaaggaaTTTCTCTCTAAAAAAATTGAGTTGAGTTTGATACCTCAGCCGCATAATATGAAACTACACAACGttcgttttttcttccatcattctcTGATcccaactccaacgaccaattgagttcaaagtttcacaggtttgttatttaatgcatgatgagatacaccaaatcaGAAGActgctttgacaattacaattaaaccaaatgtgtccagtgccttttagtaGTACATAACTTAGTTTGAAAGCCATTATACTaattcggtacagaacaaaaaattgcacagatttacaaataatttacaggacttacagaaggtaatggtgaaagacttcccttgaagtattgttccatgaaatgctttacttaaaaaaaaaaataataaaacaatatcaattctcgatagcgagaattacggattcattttaaacacatgtcatgacacggcgaaacgcgcggaaacaagaatgggttttccagTAATTTtgttcccgactccgatgaccgattgagccgaaattttcaaatgtttgttattttgtatataagttgtgatacacgaagtgtgggacctggaaaatactgtttaccgaaagtgtattatggctttaaacatgtttttattgtattgtattgttttatgaGAAATCgccttaatattaataataataaaatggatTTATAACTCGCACTTCTCTAGAAAAACGCCCGAGGCGCctacataaaatgaaaaaaagtaaacaatagaAAATCAAGAATAAACATAATATAACTCAAACCCAATGAAGGTCTAAGTGAACAcgtgtgtttttatttccctcttgaagttgttgagtgcgttacacgtttggtaaacaaaatgttaacttgaaatctgacttggtaacgagcattggaaaagctgttgatagtataaaacattgtgagaaacggctccctctgcagtagcatagattttgacaacgaggtaatttctcactaaaataataacagatTTCTAGCCAGGAATcgtttattcctatctgaaagcacacaaattcgtccaacaacggtgttttttctctcatcattttgtCGCCACAAGTCCACAGACGACCCTTCAAGTTGGGGGCACACAttaacttgttccagtttcaaCTGACAAgagaaaaaacatgtttttgttttcgttacTCTCCATGTAATTTGTAGTTCTCAGATCTAAAGAGCATGACGATTACGTTTCTTCCTTTAACAAATACGGGaccacattattttaaaaactcaaaatacAACATTCTATAACAGTTGCAGAGAGTAAAGATTTAAACTGCTTCTGGCCATCGAGTTAGCTCGGTGgcggtaagacatctgctctaccAATGCAGCGGTCATGGTTTCGAGTCCCACACAAGTATGGCCTGGCGGATCtttatttttcacagaactcgggaaagtactgagtatagtTCTTTTCATACCCCTCTCGTCCCTGCCACGACCGAGTTTGCTGGACAAGAAAAATCCTTAATACTAGGATTACTGAAATTGCTAAAATAAAGTTTGATTTTTTCAAAGAAAGCCAGGGTTTTATCCTGGTTGGATACGAATTTTAAAGAATAATTTGCAATTGAACTGTGTTCGACTCAACAGGCCTCTGACGTTAACaatcgcttcgcattcgcacaTGAAGCATGAACCGGGCGTTATGCTAATTAATGCACTTTTTGTATTGTTCAGTtatgtttgttataaaagtACAAGTCCCTTTGGGAGCAGCAAGTGCCTCTCGTTAACGGCAACCGCTAATTTgtatggtaatttttttttataaggtgaacatgaacacaatagcttttcatgttttttatctgTCTTTTATGCTCATATTGATTAATTGCTCAAGCGTTACTTTTCGGCAATACCAATATGAATGGTGAAGGATATTCTTTACAAATGAGCTATTTGTTGGGTAAAGAGTGACCTTTTCTCATCATCAATAGCGTCGACATTTTACACGTCAACAAAAACGACTTATATGCGTAGGCCTTATGACTTTCGAGTTTTATTAAAagatgattttgtttcttttctacaaacacaagcgaGCAAAATCTCCTCCTACCGCATGTTACAGTGTATCTGCGGAGGGAGTCCAGTTGCTAAATTGTTATATTATACTTATCGGTGTAAGGGTGACAACAaagaacacgttaccttggatcggtcgagtttgtttttgaaaggcgtttgtaaccattttttttacaaaaaaaatcatatgtGTTAAAAGATGTTGTgagagtagaatacaatgatccacacaatttcgaggcaaacttgtgtggatcatt
Proteins encoded in this window:
- the LOC117299011 gene encoding putative ferric-chelate reductase 1; translated protein: MKMYITLFVILVPAVLGYHGRVPIKKYANLCTDMVPFGHNNGTSLANDTDSPPFTISTNADSYTAGGSLTVNITVKGDILIGGFFIQARRADLARDTNVAVGTFAYPPPDTALLECHSVNNSAWGHTNDTGWKTLLGVWNAPVQDEGPLQFRATIVLAGKPSRSYFYLGVTSSQLSFMAGPAMTVETPEEPVAGDGTTSASTTSTACTPGASFALGVISLISGLTFAKRL